The Aggregatilinea lenta genome includes a region encoding these proteins:
- a CDS encoding protein kinase domain-containing protein, which produces MSADPLVGKKLGDYTILNLLGRGGMSRVYRGYDENLDRYAAVKVISSDFATTTEEEYTRRFQIEARAIARLRYPNIVGVYQFGRSEGIYYMAMVFLEGEDLRSHLNGYIERRTFIPVPEILRIVRDLAGALDYAHEQGVIHRDIKPSNIMLEQHTGRAILMDFGLALSVHEGTTGDTFGSAHYIAPEQAVSSAQAVPQSDLYSLGVVLYEMLAGKVPFDDPSAMSVALKHLNEAPPPMTLYNPQLPPEIESVIMRALDKKPEHRYPTGSDLVDALERALQHSGYGKVAATHAPPFAVSGDTEPTPWFGQRPSMTPDPSETNPTPEPGALAQRFARYKARKEEETVRDLPEDQLGIDEDALTSMLDNYADPRDLGMTGPDAVPFRSPTHPDDELRASITARPHPRRRRIGVLLVSIVLLTGALVAAWFLGGPGKDESTAEGGSPQAIIAGLSTADLTEERTAEPTVRLSPSRTAASTSTVQPQSTGSTATAGNTPTAPALAVPTGLPATLQPTAPPTNTPAASDIPATGAAPSSTPTGNAPSPTRVAALNPTAEPALRLLYDDNQFLLINVSGQPQNISQIVFTQTQSDGTAHNFQAGLWRVSSANLVAMPNQSCYQIVRADVTRSAPDSGDCPHFLGWYQPGMESRYFWIADQPDATFTVHYAGDSAPLATCDIAAGECFVALPED; this is translated from the coding sequence ATGTCTGCGGATCCCCTGGTCGGGAAGAAGCTTGGCGACTACACCATCCTCAACCTGCTGGGGCGGGGTGGGATGTCGCGCGTGTACCGGGGCTACGACGAGAACCTCGACCGCTACGCCGCCGTCAAGGTCATCAGCAGTGACTTCGCGACCACTACCGAAGAAGAATACACGCGCCGCTTCCAGATCGAGGCGCGCGCCATCGCCCGGCTCCGCTACCCGAACATCGTCGGCGTCTACCAGTTCGGGCGCAGCGAGGGCATCTATTATATGGCGATGGTCTTCCTCGAAGGCGAAGACCTGCGCAGCCACCTCAACGGCTACATCGAGCGCCGCACCTTCATCCCTGTGCCGGAGATCCTGCGCATCGTGCGGGACCTGGCGGGCGCGCTCGACTACGCGCACGAGCAAGGCGTCATCCACCGCGACATCAAGCCCTCGAACATCATGCTCGAACAGCACACTGGGCGCGCGATCCTCATGGACTTCGGCCTGGCGCTGAGCGTGCACGAAGGCACCACGGGCGACACGTTCGGCAGCGCGCACTACATTGCACCGGAGCAGGCGGTCTCGTCCGCGCAGGCGGTCCCCCAGAGCGACCTCTATTCGCTGGGCGTGGTGCTGTACGAGATGCTGGCCGGAAAGGTCCCATTCGACGATCCCTCCGCGATGAGCGTGGCGCTCAAGCACCTCAACGAAGCGCCGCCGCCCATGACGCTCTATAACCCCCAGCTCCCGCCAGAAATCGAATCGGTGATCATGCGCGCGCTGGACAAGAAGCCGGAGCACCGCTACCCGACCGGGAGCGATTTAGTGGATGCGCTGGAGCGCGCGCTCCAGCATTCGGGGTACGGCAAGGTGGCCGCAACCCACGCGCCGCCATTCGCAGTGTCCGGCGACACCGAGCCGACGCCGTGGTTCGGCCAACGACCGAGCATGACGCCCGACCCATCCGAAACGAACCCCACGCCGGAGCCGGGCGCGCTGGCGCAGCGCTTCGCGCGGTACAAGGCGCGCAAGGAAGAAGAAACGGTCCGCGACCTGCCCGAAGATCAGCTCGGCATCGACGAGGACGCGCTGACCTCGATGCTGGACAACTATGCCGACCCGCGCGATCTGGGCATGACCGGGCCGGACGCCGTACCGTTCCGTTCTCCGACACATCCCGACGACGAGCTGCGCGCCAGCATCACCGCGCGCCCCCACCCCCGGCGGCGTCGGATCGGCGTGCTGCTGGTGTCGATCGTGCTGCTGACGGGCGCGCTGGTCGCCGCGTGGTTCCTGGGCGGCCCCGGCAAGGATGAGTCCACCGCCGAGGGCGGCAGTCCGCAGGCGATCATCGCCGGGTTGTCCACCGCCGACCTGACCGAAGAACGGACGGCGGAACCCACCGTACGCCTCAGCCCCAGCCGCACGGCGGCGTCCACGAGCACAGTCCAACCCCAAAGCACCGGCAGCACCGCCACCGCCGGGAACACCCCGACGGCCCCGGCGCTCGCCGTACCCACCGGACTGCCCGCCACGCTGCAGCCCACCGCGCCGCCGACCAACACGCCAGCCGCGAGCGACATACCGGCGACCGGCGCCGCACCGTCGTCCACGCCCACCGGGAACGCGCCGTCGCCGACACGTGTCGCTGCTCTCAACCCCACGGCGGAACCGGCGCTGCGCTTGCTGTACGACGACAACCAGTTCCTGCTGATCAACGTTTCCGGCCAGCCGCAGAACATCAGCCAGATCGTCTTCACCCAGACCCAGAGCGACGGCACGGCGCATAACTTCCAGGCCGGGCTGTGGCGCGTCAGCAGCGCCAACCTCGTCGCCATGCCGAACCAGTCGTGCTACCAGATCGTGCGGGCCGACGTCACGCGCAGCGCCCCGGACTCCGGCGACTGTCCGCACTTCCTGGGCTGGTACCAGCCGGGCATGGAATCGCGCTATTTCTGGATTGCGGACCAGCCGGACGCCACGTTCACCGTGCATTACGCGGGCGACTCGGCCCCGCTGGCAACCTGTGACATTGCCGCAGGAGAGTGCTTTGTCGCGCTACCCGAAGACTAA
- a CDS encoding alpha/beta fold hydrolase, with translation MSGPVNTVELYYEERGQGLPVVLLHGFPFDHTIWQAQQGALSSSARVITPDLRGHGQSPATEGDYTMDLLASDVLALLDRLDVPRAVWVGHSMGGYILMAALRLAPERITGVGLVATHPLADSAEKRIQRRESAELAMENGSADTAFSMMSQIFAPDVDGTSPLAQSVYDIMVNTSPSAIAGALRGMALRPDSTETLRELSVPAVIVAGAEDKIVEPDTARAMATLISGVQLVEVENAGHMPMIEQPDVTTQALSSLIRMVSVQER, from the coding sequence ATGAGCGGACCAGTCAATACGGTTGAGTTGTACTACGAAGAACGCGGACAGGGACTGCCCGTCGTGCTGCTGCACGGCTTCCCGTTCGATCACACCATCTGGCAGGCGCAGCAGGGTGCGTTGAGCAGCAGCGCGCGCGTCATCACGCCGGACCTGCGCGGGCACGGTCAAAGCCCGGCTACGGAAGGCGACTACACGATGGACCTGCTGGCGAGCGACGTGCTGGCCCTGCTGGACCGGCTGGACGTGCCGCGCGCGGTATGGGTCGGTCACAGCATGGGCGGCTACATCCTCATGGCCGCGCTGCGCCTGGCCCCAGAACGCATCACGGGCGTCGGGTTGGTCGCCACACATCCACTGGCGGATAGCGCAGAGAAGCGCATCCAGCGCCGCGAAAGCGCCGAGCTGGCAATGGAAAACGGCAGCGCAGACACGGCCTTCAGCATGATGAGCCAGATCTTCGCGCCGGACGTGGATGGCACGTCGCCGCTGGCGCAGTCGGTGTACGACATCATGGTCAACACATCGCCCTCGGCCATCGCCGGGGCGCTGCGCGGCATGGCCCTGCGCCCGGATTCGACCGAGACGCTGCGCGAGCTGTCCGTCCCGGCGGTGATCGTTGCGGGCGCAGAGGACAAGATCGTCGAGCCGGACACCGCCCGCGCGATGGCGACGCTGATCTCCGGCGTGCAGCTTGTGGAGGTCGAGAACGCGGGTCATATGCCGATGATCGAGCAGCCGGACGTGACGACCCAGGCGCTCAGCAGCCTGATCCGCATGGTCAGCGTGCAGGAACGTTAG
- the recD2 gene encoding SF1B family DNA helicase RecD2, which yields MNATEILKGSVERITYYSEETGYCVLRLLPDKARRATDLVTVVGAMPELQPGETLRLEGEWTTHPRHGRQFRAETVVQILPTSVDAISRYLGSGLIKGVGPVTAKRIVDHFGPATLDILDSNPERLINVPGVGKHRAALIAQAWVEQQQIKEVMLFLQGHGVSSGLAVKIYKTYGDQSIGIVSRDPYRLARDIFGIGFRTADKIAQDLGLPPDSPARIAAGVVFSLQEATNEGHVYVPRDELATAAAAILDVPPEMAETAIATLLQRGEIYTETIPDGLGHVEAIYLPPMFYSEKGANARMKLMVETPQSRLADLMAIDLESLIASLSARREITLTAQQREAVRLALTHKVSVLTGGPGTGKTTTLHAAIAVLDRTNHRFMLASPTGRAAKRLSEATGHPARTIHRMLGFSPSDMAFLHDENNPLDTDMLIVDEASMIDLVLFYNLLKAIKPDTHLVLVGDVDQLPSVGAGDVLRDVIRSGVGPVTHLDVIFRQAGNSQIIPNAHRINRGELPDMSNQSDDFFVFSEDEPDAAAALLVDVVQNRIPSRFGLDPLRDIQVLAPMYRGAAGVSALNNVLQETLNPSNGRIAERRLAGRLFRVGDKIIQTRNNYEKDVFNGDIGRVHSFDMTNQIMVIAFEDRFVKYDWFDADELTHAYCISVHRSQGSEYPCVVMPVVTQHYMMLQRNLLYTAVTRAKKLVVLVGTRKAVAIAVNNDKVARRWSALDWRLRS from the coding sequence ATGAATGCCACCGAAATTCTCAAAGGCTCTGTCGAGCGCATTACCTATTACAGTGAGGAAACCGGCTACTGCGTGCTGCGCCTACTGCCCGACAAGGCCCGCCGCGCCACCGATCTGGTGACGGTCGTCGGCGCCATGCCGGAGCTTCAGCCGGGTGAAACGCTGCGCCTGGAAGGCGAGTGGACCACGCACCCGCGCCACGGGCGGCAGTTCCGCGCGGAGACGGTGGTCCAGATCCTGCCAACCAGCGTCGATGCGATCAGCCGCTATCTGGGCAGCGGGCTGATCAAGGGCGTGGGGCCGGTGACGGCCAAGCGCATCGTGGACCACTTCGGCCCGGCTACGCTCGACATCCTCGACAGCAATCCCGAACGCCTCATCAACGTGCCCGGCGTGGGCAAGCACCGCGCGGCGCTGATCGCGCAGGCTTGGGTCGAGCAGCAGCAGATCAAAGAGGTGATGCTGTTCCTGCAGGGGCACGGCGTCTCGTCCGGGCTGGCGGTGAAGATCTACAAAACGTACGGCGACCAGTCGATCGGCATCGTCAGCCGCGACCCGTACCGTCTCGCGCGCGACATCTTTGGCATCGGCTTCCGCACCGCCGACAAGATCGCTCAGGATCTGGGCCTACCGCCCGATTCCCCCGCGCGCATCGCGGCGGGCGTGGTCTTCAGCCTGCAAGAGGCGACCAACGAGGGCCACGTCTACGTGCCGCGCGACGAGCTGGCGACTGCCGCCGCCGCCATACTGGACGTGCCGCCGGAGATGGCGGAAACGGCCATCGCGACGCTGCTCCAACGCGGCGAGATCTATACCGAGACGATCCCCGACGGCTTGGGGCACGTCGAGGCGATCTACCTGCCGCCGATGTTCTACAGCGAAAAGGGTGCAAACGCGCGGATGAAGCTGATGGTCGAGACGCCGCAGTCCCGGCTGGCGGATCTGATGGCGATTGACCTGGAATCGCTGATCGCGTCGCTGTCGGCCCGGCGCGAGATCACGCTCACCGCCCAGCAACGCGAGGCGGTCCGGCTGGCGCTGACGCACAAGGTCAGCGTGCTGACCGGCGGCCCTGGCACGGGCAAGACGACCACGCTGCACGCCGCCATCGCCGTGCTGGACCGCACCAATCACCGCTTTATGCTCGCCTCCCCGACCGGGCGCGCGGCCAAGCGCCTCAGCGAAGCGACAGGCCATCCCGCTCGCACCATTCACCGCATGCTCGGCTTCAGCCCGTCCGACATGGCCTTCCTGCACGACGAAAACAACCCGCTCGACACCGACATGCTGATCGTGGACGAGGCGTCGATGATTGACCTCGTGCTGTTCTACAACCTGCTGAAGGCGATCAAGCCGGACACGCACCTCGTCCTGGTGGGCGATGTGGACCAGCTGCCCAGTGTCGGTGCGGGCGACGTGCTGCGCGACGTGATCCGCAGCGGCGTCGGCCCCGTGACGCACCTGGACGTGATCTTCCGGCAGGCGGGCAACAGCCAGATCATCCCCAACGCGCACCGCATCAACCGGGGCGAGCTGCCGGACATGAGCAACCAGAGCGACGACTTCTTCGTGTTCAGCGAAGATGAGCCGGACGCGGCGGCGGCGCTGCTGGTGGACGTGGTGCAGAACCGCATCCCGTCACGTTTCGGGCTGGACCCGCTGCGCGACATCCAGGTGCTCGCGCCGATGTATCGCGGGGCGGCGGGCGTCTCGGCGCTGAACAACGTGCTGCAAGAGACGCTCAACCCGTCGAATGGGCGCATCGCCGAGCGGCGGCTGGCCGGGCGCTTGTTCCGCGTGGGCGACAAAATCATCCAGACGCGCAACAACTACGAAAAAGACGTGTTCAACGGCGACATCGGGCGCGTGCACAGCTTCGACATGACCAACCAGATCATGGTCATCGCCTTCGAGGACCGCTTCGTGAAGTATGACTGGTTCGACGCCGACGAGCTGACGCACGCCTACTGCATCAGCGTGCATCGCTCGCAGGGCAGCGAATACCCGTGCGTGGTGATGCCGGTCGTCACGCAGCATTACATGATGCTCCAGCGCAACCTGCTCTACACCGCCGTCACGCGCGCCAAGAAGCTGGTGGTGCTAGTCGGCACGCGCAAGGCGGTCGCCATCGCCGTCAACAACGACAAGGTCGCGCGCCGCTGGAGCGCGCTCGATTGGCGGCTGCGTTCCTGA
- a CDS encoding extracellular catalytic domain type 1 short-chain-length polyhydroxyalkanoate depolymerase, which produces MRRLAGFSLLILTLLLSPILTARAQQTHDSLTVNGVERTYTLYVPPTYDGAEPWPLVVGLHGRGGSGAGFAAQLDLNPIARDNDFITVYPDGINREWNYAEGTPEWIGPETDDVAFLAALVDALAEDFAIDRARVYVAGFSNGGFMTQRLACEVPDQYAAFAVISAGFYPGLDQWCATSAPTPILFMHGTADVVVPWTGTLQGQFVLSMPVEDTVAYWAGHDGCSPDEVTHETLDSVEESGEALTSVIYFHFGGCDDDTEVVLYAVEGGGHNVPGTSAMTPGGVLGNITHDVHAGEAIWTFFEPHALETPASGSAIRP; this is translated from the coding sequence ATGCGGCGATTGGCTGGCTTTTCCCTCCTGATACTGACCCTCCTCCTCAGTCCGATCCTGACGGCCCGCGCGCAGCAGACGCACGACAGCCTGACCGTGAACGGCGTCGAGCGCACGTATACGCTCTACGTGCCGCCCACCTATGACGGGGCGGAGCCGTGGCCGCTGGTCGTGGGGCTGCACGGACGCGGTGGCAGCGGCGCGGGCTTCGCCGCACAGCTCGACCTGAACCCCATCGCGCGCGACAACGACTTTATTACCGTGTATCCCGACGGCATCAACCGGGAATGGAATTATGCGGAGGGCACGCCCGAATGGATCGGGCCGGAGACGGATGACGTCGCGTTTCTGGCGGCGCTGGTGGACGCGCTGGCGGAAGACTTCGCCATCGACCGCGCGCGCGTGTACGTCGCCGGGTTCTCGAACGGCGGCTTCATGACGCAGCGGCTGGCGTGCGAGGTGCCCGACCAGTACGCGGCCTTCGCCGTGATCAGCGCCGGGTTCTACCCCGGCCTGGACCAGTGGTGCGCGACGTCCGCGCCGACGCCGATCCTGTTCATGCACGGCACGGCGGACGTGGTCGTGCCCTGGACGGGCACCCTGCAGGGGCAGTTCGTGCTGTCCATGCCCGTCGAGGACACGGTCGCCTACTGGGCCGGACACGATGGCTGCTCGCCCGATGAAGTTACGCACGAAACGCTGGACAGCGTCGAGGAGAGCGGCGAGGCGCTGACCTCGGTCATTTACTTCCACTTCGGCGGCTGCGACGACGACACGGAGGTCGTGCTCTACGCGGTGGAGGGCGGCGGACATAACGTGCCGGGCACCTCCGCCATGACGCCTGGCGGCGTGCTGGGCAACATCACCCACGACGTGCACGCGGGCGAGGCGATCTGGACGTTCTTCGAGCCGCACGCGCTAGAGACGCCGGCGTCCGGCTCGGCAATTCGACCCTGA
- a CDS encoding extracellular solute-binding protein has product MRKLSVFVALVLVIALAVPVLGVSAQGDEGFVHTFDLPAEPAADGPLAGVDPSGQTITWWHQHSGQREEFINSMIDEFNAGNPWGITVEGSLQGGYGDIYQKMIAAIPTGDVPNLVVAYQNNAQAYYQAGGLVEDMDVYVTDSQWGLNEAEVADFIPGFYTQDYTSDGSARIGFPPNRSTESLYYNATALAELGYDAPPATWQEFHDMACAFTEQGWSGYEGDDTIGYTVRTDASFIAAGTFAAGGEIYSDGEFDFTSPATVDFIQFMVDLYNEGCAELVAEQYGDQNNYIAGRALFYTGSSSGLPYIKSGIEDAFAEPFEWHVGYIPYADVPVQNIYGASVSIPKTTPEGELAAWLFVRWFTEPEQQARWAEISSYFPVRFSTAEGMGSLFEDFPQYEDAWNVIQGETAVEPQVASYDVVRDEMAATFDELLAGGGDVQTALADLTAEANDIQASFSE; this is encoded by the coding sequence ATGCGTAAACTCAGTGTGTTCGTAGCATTGGTACTGGTCATTGCTTTGGCCGTACCGGTTTTGGGCGTCAGCGCCCAAGGCGATGAAGGCTTCGTCCACACGTTCGATCTTCCCGCCGAACCGGCAGCCGATGGCCCCCTGGCCGGGGTTGATCCGAGTGGGCAGACGATCACCTGGTGGCACCAGCACAGCGGCCAGCGTGAAGAATTCATCAACAGCATGATTGATGAGTTTAATGCCGGTAACCCGTGGGGCATTACGGTTGAAGGCTCGCTCCAGGGCGGTTACGGCGACATCTACCAGAAAATGATTGCGGCGATCCCCACCGGCGACGTGCCGAACCTCGTTGTGGCCTACCAGAATAATGCCCAGGCGTACTACCAGGCGGGTGGCCTCGTGGAAGATATGGACGTCTACGTGACCGATTCGCAGTGGGGCCTCAACGAGGCCGAAGTCGCGGACTTCATCCCCGGCTTCTACACCCAGGACTACACCTCGGACGGGTCGGCCCGTATCGGCTTCCCGCCCAACCGCTCGACCGAATCGCTGTACTACAATGCGACCGCCCTGGCCGAGCTGGGCTACGATGCCCCGCCCGCGACCTGGCAGGAATTCCACGACATGGCCTGCGCGTTCACCGAGCAGGGTTGGAGCGGTTACGAAGGCGATGACACTATCGGCTACACCGTCCGCACCGATGCATCCTTCATCGCGGCGGGGACCTTTGCCGCTGGCGGCGAGATCTACAGCGACGGCGAGTTCGACTTCACCAGCCCCGCGACGGTGGACTTCATCCAGTTCATGGTCGACCTCTACAACGAGGGCTGCGCCGAACTGGTCGCTGAGCAGTACGGCGACCAGAACAACTACATCGCGGGCCGCGCCCTGTTCTACACCGGCTCGTCCTCCGGTCTGCCTTACATCAAGTCGGGCATCGAAGATGCATTCGCCGAGCCGTTCGAGTGGCACGTGGGCTACATCCCCTACGCCGACGTCCCGGTCCAGAACATCTACGGCGCGTCTGTGAGCATCCCCAAGACCACGCCCGAAGGCGAACTGGCTGCGTGGCTGTTCGTGCGCTGGTTTACCGAGCCGGAACAGCAGGCGCGTTGGGCCGAGATCAGCAGCTACTTCCCGGTGCGTTTCTCGACCGCCGAAGGCATGGGCTCGCTGTTTGAAGACTTCCCGCAGTACGAAGACGCGTGGAATGTGATCCAGGGCGAAACTGCGGTTGAGCCTCAGGTTGCCAGCTACGACGTGGTGCGTGACGAAATGGCCGCCACGTTCGACGAGCTGCTGGCGGGCGGTGGCGACGTTCAGACGGCCCTGGCCGACCTGACCGCCGAAGCCAACGACATCCAGGCGTCCTTCTCCGAGTAG
- a CDS encoding ATP-binding protein, with amino-acid sequence MAGERILLVDDAAEVRQFLADSVLRAEGYDVLTAANGVEGYTLARDLRPDLIIADYLMPKWTGLEMLAALRQDSIDLPFILITAEGSEEMAVQALRLGVNDYMIKPFNPDDLLSAMQRVLREHWTRQITRQIPAQLMETNLQLEQRLHELDTLVQIGKRVTSLLDLQEVLNQIVQAAVRLAKVERGNLLLVDEQSGELYLYASSEKLNETSDSFRLPVADSLAGQVVKTGDPLVISGDALHKIKTHYLVRDVMYIPLLLRGQVIGVLEVSNQDISRAFEPHALQLLRVLADFSAIAIGNARLYATVQHERDTLDAILRDTEDVIVVTDTQDNILFCNPSAQRTFDIERDDFIGQPLTEVIRHAEVQDLFQKDPSTRRSLSSEIRLDEDGRYLNAQLSQVELVGKVAVMQDITHLKELDRIKGDFVTAVSHDLRSPLTAILGYVELLSRVGPLNDNQREFVGRIHASVESIASLITDLLELGKIEAGFDKDRELAHMDTIVRDAVEGQRHQWEAKHHHIDVTVPGTLPPVLGYPPRLKQLTNNLVENAIKYTPENGDIRVSIEQNGDFLVLRVEDTGIGIPKKDQPYIFDKFYRTDQAIDHFSGTGLGLSIVKSIVEQHAGRIWVDSRSGVGSTFSVMLPACLDDPCQGEPQPQGHAAR; translated from the coding sequence TTGGCCGGTGAACGAATACTCCTTGTCGATGATGCAGCCGAGGTTCGCCAATTCCTGGCGGACTCGGTTCTACGTGCGGAAGGCTACGACGTCTTGACGGCGGCAAACGGCGTAGAGGGCTACACCCTCGCGCGCGATCTGCGGCCCGACCTGATCATCGCGGACTACCTGATGCCGAAGTGGACCGGCCTGGAAATGCTGGCGGCCCTGCGCCAGGACAGCATCGATCTGCCGTTCATCCTGATCACGGCGGAAGGGTCCGAAGAGATGGCCGTCCAGGCCCTGCGCCTGGGTGTAAACGACTACATGATCAAGCCGTTCAACCCCGACGACCTGCTCAGCGCCATGCAGCGCGTTCTGCGCGAGCACTGGACGCGGCAGATCACCCGCCAGATCCCGGCGCAGTTGATGGAAACGAACTTGCAGCTCGAACAGCGCCTGCACGAGCTGGATACGCTGGTACAGATCGGCAAGCGTGTAACGTCGCTGCTCGACCTGCAAGAGGTGCTGAACCAGATCGTGCAGGCCGCGGTACGGCTGGCGAAGGTCGAGCGCGGTAACCTGCTGCTGGTAGACGAGCAGTCGGGCGAGCTGTACCTGTACGCCTCGTCGGAGAAGCTGAACGAGACCAGCGACTCGTTCCGCCTGCCTGTCGCGGACAGCCTCGCAGGTCAGGTGGTCAAAACCGGCGATCCATTGGTGATTTCAGGCGACGCGCTGCACAAGATCAAGACCCACTACCTCGTGCGCGACGTGATGTACATCCCGCTGCTGCTGCGCGGCCAGGTGATCGGCGTGCTGGAAGTGTCGAACCAGGACATCAGCCGCGCGTTCGAGCCCCACGCGCTGCAACTGCTGCGCGTCCTGGCGGACTTCTCCGCGATCGCCATCGGCAACGCGCGGCTGTATGCCACCGTGCAGCACGAACGCGATACGCTCGATGCGATCCTGCGCGACACCGAAGACGTGATCGTGGTGACCGACACGCAGGACAACATTCTGTTCTGCAACCCGTCGGCCCAGCGCACGTTCGACATCGAGCGCGACGATTTCATTGGCCAACCGCTGACCGAGGTCATCCGGCACGCCGAGGTACAGGACCTGTTCCAGAAAGATCCGTCCACCCGCCGCAGCCTGAGCAGCGAGATCCGGCTGGACGAGGACGGGCGTTACCTGAACGCCCAGCTCAGCCAGGTGGAGCTGGTCGGCAAGGTCGCGGTGATGCAGGACATCACGCACCTGAAGGAACTGGACCGCATTAAGGGCGACTTCGTCACGGCGGTGTCGCACGATCTGCGCTCGCCACTGACGGCGATTCTGGGCTACGTCGAGCTGCTCTCGCGCGTGGGGCCGCTGAACGACAACCAGCGGGAATTTGTGGGGCGCATCCACGCCAGCGTGGAGTCGATTGCCTCGCTAATCACCGACCTGCTCGAGCTGGGCAAGATCGAGGCGGGCTTCGACAAGGACCGCGAGCTGGCCCACATGGACACGATCGTGCGCGACGCAGTCGAAGGGCAGCGCCACCAGTGGGAAGCCAAGCATCACCACATCGACGTCACTGTGCCGGGCACGCTGCCGCCCGTGCTGGGCTACCCGCCGCGCCTCAAGCAGCTCACCAACAATCTGGTCGAAAACGCGATCAAGTACACGCCGGAAAACGGCGACATCCGGGTTTCGATCGAGCAGAACGGCGACTTTTTGGTGCTACGTGTCGAAGACACCGGCATCGGCATCCCCAAAAAGGACCAGCCTTACATCTTCGACAAGTTCTACCGTACCGACCAGGCCATCGATCATTTCTCCGGGACCGGACTGGGCCTGTCCATCGTGAAGAGCATCGTCGAGCAGCACGCGGGCCGGATCTGGGTCGACAGCCGCAGCGGCGTCGGCAGCACGTTCTCCGTGATGCTACCCGCCTGCCTGGACGATCCGTGCCAGGGCGAGCCGCAGCCGCAGGGTCACGCCGCGCGCTGA
- a CDS encoding response regulator encodes MTPQRDVILLIDDDPDERSLLREHVFDANSYQVVEAADGPDGLMKLHQYQPDLVLLDLQLAGLTGRDMLIGLKSQGYRGPLIVLADKGSEKGIVEAFRLGATDYLTRPVREAEVLATVERGLADTHLRRQHETLTARIDSAEGQIETREQELDHLYRIGQAMTALRDQHELFEQILTAATQLSAADYAVLMLRDETSGKLILRTGHNLQLSLADRVGSPVQDPLADLVLASREVLTMEGESLRRFQLPNDVQAVTYLPLVIQTTAVGVLAVGSRTSDAPFDAHRVRLLRILSDYMAIGIVNLRLFDMVKHRARALETVTRDWQTRFAEHERQLQTMTSSLTVIEAELTRLAYGKEGHVPPRASERLLDLNKQVKQMLTVMTRLSRPPQPTDG; translated from the coding sequence ATGACGCCCCAACGTGACGTCATCCTACTCATTGACGATGATCCCGACGAACGATCCCTGCTGCGCGAGCACGTGTTTGATGCGAACAGCTATCAGGTGGTCGAAGCCGCCGACGGACCGGATGGCCTGATGAAGCTGCACCAGTATCAGCCTGATCTGGTGCTGCTCGACTTGCAGTTGGCCGGTCTGACCGGGCGCGACATGCTGATCGGCCTCAAGTCGCAGGGGTATCGCGGCCCGCTGATCGTGCTGGCCGACAAGGGCAGCGAAAAGGGGATCGTCGAAGCCTTCCGGCTGGGCGCAACCGACTACCTGACCCGCCCGGTGCGCGAAGCCGAAGTGCTGGCCACGGTCGAGCGCGGCCTGGCCGATACGCACCTGCGCCGCCAGCACGAGACGCTCACCGCGCGCATCGACAGCGCCGAGGGGCAGATCGAAACGCGGGAGCAGGAGCTGGACCATCTCTACCGCATCGGGCAGGCCATGACCGCCCTGCGCGACCAGCACGAGCTGTTCGAGCAAATCTTGACGGCGGCCACGCAGCTCAGCGCTGCCGATTATGCCGTGCTGATGCTGCGCGACGAAACGAGCGGCAAGCTGATCCTGCGCACGGGGCACAATTTGCAGCTCTCGCTGGCGGACCGGGTCGGCAGCCCGGTGCAAGATCCGCTGGCGGATCTGGTGCTGGCCTCGCGCGAGGTGCTGACGATGGAAGGCGAGAGTCTGCGCCGGTTCCAACTGCCCAACGACGTACAGGCCGTCACGTACCTGCCGCTGGTGATCCAGACGACCGCCGTCGGCGTGCTGGCGGTCGGCAGCCGCACCAGCGACGCCCCTTTCGACGCTCACCGCGTGCGGCTGCTGCGCATCTTGAGCGACTATATGGCGATCGGCATCGTCAACCTGCGCCTGTTCGACATGGTGAAGCACCGCGCCCGCGCCCTGGAAACAGTCACGCGCGACTGGCAGACGCGCTTCGCCGAGCACGAGCGCCAGCTCCAGACGATGACGTCGTCCCTGACGGTGATCGAAGCGGAACTCACGCGACTGGCTTATGGCAAGGAAGGGCACGTGCCGCCGCGCGCCAGCGAGCGCCTGCTGGACCTCAACAAGCAGGTCAAGCAGATGCTGACCGTTATGACGCGCCTGTCCCGACCGCCACAGCCCACGGATGGTTGA